One Streptomyces sp. L2 genomic window carries:
- a CDS encoding YCF48-related protein yields the protein MTMWNVAPRSVNLQGVCRVDRANGWAVGDGGMILATRDGGSRWTPQGDTDKDLRAVAFADTRRGWVAGRDGTILRTDDGGAHWHGQDSGTERNLYGIAFAPSGRTGWAVGDGGTVLVSRDGGVSWQPQTAPAAAHFTRCFALDDEAAWIAGKKGHVLATTDGGVTWTLQHTGTDADLRGVFALDRDLCWAVGRGGTVLWSTDGGTTWNHGDSGTELDVYGLWAASDGRTVRVSGDDGMILASDDGGRTFTPRTSGTGKDVVTLAFTADALRGWAAGDDGLVLATEDGGRSWHPQLNGMHKDLVGVHGAGPVRWVSGQDGTVAVTTDGGASWQSGTAADPAGAACLLWGVHGLDDGLHAWAVGESGTVLATADGGATWQRRDVPTGAALHAVHLAGPAGWAVGESGTVLATADEGLTWQLRDTPATAHLHAVHGTADGRHAWAVGELGTVLATADGGATWRLCDTPAGTPTLTGVHAVDAGTAWASGRAGTLLVTHDGGTTWEHRAGGTDTVLWGVAFTASGEHGWAVGDSGTVLATSDSGATWHTQDAAVANNLKGVWAAPDGKGVTAVGDGGLVLGSEDAGRAWRAHVSGTGKNLYGVHVFPDASGGWIVGDGGTVLSSRAGGRWTPRPPGVATNLYGVAAPDPDRAWVAGRGGTVLATRDAGATWRAQRTGTIKDLLSVHVRPDGRTGWVVGDQGTILHTGDGGQTWRPQAGGPGEAALWAVQFADDRTGWAVGAGGTVLTTDDAGRTWRPQDSTTTADLIGLCVLDRHTCWAVGDDGTVLGSHDAGHTWHRRTTGTVQSLNAVHFSPDGRTGRAVGRSDTVLLSDDGGETWRTATTGSGMSLWAVHVASPLRTWIVGDEGTVLSTPDGGATWEQHFYSPEKDAAARPQRQQR from the coding sequence ATGACCATGTGGAACGTCGCACCGCGCAGTGTGAACCTCCAGGGCGTCTGCCGGGTGGACCGGGCGAACGGATGGGCCGTCGGCGACGGCGGCATGATCCTGGCCACGCGCGACGGCGGCAGCCGCTGGACGCCCCAGGGGGACACCGACAAGGACCTGCGGGCGGTCGCCTTCGCCGACACCCGGCGCGGCTGGGTGGCCGGACGCGACGGCACGATCCTGCGCACCGACGACGGCGGCGCGCACTGGCACGGCCAGGACTCCGGCACCGAACGCAACCTCTACGGCATCGCGTTCGCCCCGTCCGGACGCACCGGCTGGGCCGTCGGCGACGGCGGCACCGTCCTCGTCTCGCGCGACGGCGGGGTGAGCTGGCAGCCGCAGACCGCCCCGGCCGCCGCGCACTTCACGCGCTGCTTCGCCCTGGACGACGAGGCGGCCTGGATCGCCGGCAAGAAGGGCCACGTCCTCGCGACCACCGACGGCGGCGTCACCTGGACGCTCCAGCACACCGGCACCGACGCCGACCTGCGTGGTGTCTTCGCGCTCGACCGCGACCTGTGCTGGGCCGTGGGCCGCGGCGGCACCGTGCTGTGGAGCACCGACGGCGGCACCACCTGGAACCACGGTGACAGCGGCACCGAACTGGACGTCTACGGGCTGTGGGCGGCGTCCGACGGGCGCACGGTCCGCGTCTCCGGCGACGACGGCATGATCCTCGCCTCGGACGACGGCGGCCGCACCTTCACACCGCGGACCAGCGGCACCGGCAAGGACGTCGTCACGCTCGCCTTCACCGCGGACGCGCTGCGCGGCTGGGCCGCCGGCGACGACGGCCTCGTCCTGGCCACCGAGGACGGCGGCCGCAGCTGGCACCCGCAGCTCAACGGCATGCACAAGGACCTGGTGGGCGTGCACGGCGCGGGCCCGGTCCGCTGGGTGAGCGGCCAGGACGGCACGGTGGCCGTGACGACCGACGGCGGCGCCTCCTGGCAGAGTGGCACCGCCGCCGACCCGGCGGGCGCCGCCTGCCTGTTGTGGGGCGTGCACGGCCTCGACGACGGGCTGCACGCCTGGGCGGTGGGCGAGTCCGGCACCGTTCTCGCCACCGCCGACGGCGGCGCGACCTGGCAGCGCCGGGACGTCCCGACCGGCGCCGCGCTGCACGCCGTCCACCTCGCCGGACCGGCCGGCTGGGCGGTCGGCGAGTCCGGTACCGTCCTCGCCACCGCCGACGAGGGCCTGACCTGGCAGCTTCGGGACACCCCGGCCACGGCCCACCTGCACGCCGTGCACGGCACGGCCGACGGGCGGCACGCGTGGGCGGTGGGGGAGTTGGGCACCGTCCTCGCCACGGCCGACGGCGGCGCCACCTGGCGGCTGTGCGACACCCCGGCCGGCACGCCCACCCTGACCGGCGTGCACGCCGTGGACGCCGGCACGGCCTGGGCGTCGGGCCGCGCCGGCACGCTCCTCGTCACCCACGACGGCGGCACCACCTGGGAACACCGCGCCGGCGGCACGGACACCGTGCTGTGGGGTGTCGCCTTCACCGCGTCCGGCGAACACGGCTGGGCGGTGGGCGACTCGGGCACCGTCCTCGCCACCTCCGACTCCGGAGCCACCTGGCACACCCAGGACGCCGCCGTCGCCAACAACCTCAAGGGCGTGTGGGCCGCACCCGACGGCAAGGGCGTCACCGCCGTCGGCGACGGCGGACTGGTCCTCGGCAGCGAGGACGCCGGGCGGGCCTGGCGGGCGCACGTCTCCGGCACCGGCAAGAACCTCTACGGCGTGCACGTCTTCCCCGACGCGAGCGGCGGCTGGATCGTCGGCGACGGCGGTACGGTCCTCTCCTCCCGCGCGGGCGGACGGTGGACCCCGCGGCCCCCGGGCGTCGCCACCAACCTGTACGGCGTCGCGGCACCGGACCCCGACCGGGCCTGGGTGGCCGGACGCGGCGGCACCGTGCTGGCCACCCGGGACGCGGGCGCCACCTGGCGGGCCCAGCGGACCGGCACCATCAAGGACCTGCTGTCGGTGCACGTCCGCCCGGACGGCCGCACCGGCTGGGTCGTCGGCGACCAGGGCACGATCCTGCACACCGGCGACGGCGGGCAGACCTGGCGCCCCCAGGCCGGCGGACCGGGCGAAGCCGCCCTGTGGGCCGTGCAGTTCGCCGACGACCGCACCGGCTGGGCGGTGGGCGCGGGCGGCACCGTGCTCACCACCGACGACGCCGGCCGCACCTGGCGGCCGCAGGACAGCACAACCACCGCCGACCTGATCGGCCTGTGCGTCCTCGACCGGCACACCTGCTGGGCCGTCGGAGACGACGGCACCGTCCTCGGCAGCCACGACGCCGGCCACACCTGGCACCGCCGGACCACCGGCACCGTCCAGAGCCTCAACGCCGTGCACTTCTCACCCGACGGCCGCACCGGACGGGCCGTCGGCCGCAGCGACACCGTGCTGCTCTCCGACGACGGCGGCGAGACCTGGCGCACCGCCACCACCGGCTCGGGCATGTCCCTGTGGGCCGTGCACGTCGCCTCCCCGCTGCGCACCTGGATCGTCGGCGACGAGGGCACAGTACTGTCGACGCCGGACGGCGGCGCCACCTGGGAACAGCACTTCTACAGCCCGGAGAAGGACGCGGCCGCGCGTCCGCAGCGACAGCAACGATGA
- a CDS encoding MFS transporter, with protein MRSLLPPPGPARLLAVITMVMTLGQGLWMALSAIYAVTVLHLTTGQLGISVSVAAAIVLLCSIPLGHLADRAGPRTVQMWSFLVLTVLTCALLFATDFWPYLVVVSLQGIAYRSGRSARKAMLAGLIPSANRVTVLAQIRAASNASVSVGACLAGLVLAVGSRAAYQGAVGFIALTFLITGLLTMKEPAVPPVPASAGPALGVLRDVPFLSFAALDGLLTTHAILLDVVLPLWVLRHTGAPRWMSAVILLVNTILVVTVQTWAARGADDPRSAARVSLQGAGCVAGACLVFALSDGAALLPACLLLVVGAVGHALGEVRQAAGSWGIAFELAPDHAQGQYQATHAMGADIGKMIAPAVFTWLVLDHGALGWVVLAGAFALLGAAMPAVVGRGLRTRAAAGEGEGAGSTAGEVTPAG; from the coding sequence ATGAGATCCCTCCTGCCGCCGCCCGGCCCCGCGCGACTCCTCGCGGTCATCACGATGGTGATGACACTGGGTCAGGGGCTGTGGATGGCGCTCAGCGCGATCTACGCCGTCACCGTGCTGCACCTGACGACGGGGCAGCTCGGCATCAGTGTGAGCGTCGCCGCCGCGATCGTCCTGCTGTGCAGCATCCCGCTCGGGCACCTGGCCGACCGGGCCGGACCGCGCACGGTCCAGATGTGGTCGTTCCTGGTGCTGACGGTACTGACCTGCGCGCTGCTGTTCGCCACCGACTTCTGGCCATATCTGGTCGTCGTCTCCCTGCAGGGCATCGCCTACCGGTCCGGCCGCAGCGCCCGCAAGGCCATGCTGGCCGGCCTCATCCCGTCGGCGAACCGGGTCACCGTGCTCGCCCAGATCCGGGCCGCCTCCAACGCGAGCGTGTCGGTCGGCGCGTGCCTGGCCGGCCTCGTCCTCGCCGTGGGCTCCCGCGCCGCCTACCAGGGGGCGGTGGGCTTCATCGCGCTCACCTTCCTGATCACCGGCCTGCTCACCATGAAGGAGCCGGCCGTGCCGCCGGTCCCGGCCTCGGCGGGTCCCGCCCTCGGGGTCCTGCGGGACGTGCCGTTCCTCAGCTTCGCCGCGCTGGACGGGCTGCTGACCACGCACGCCATCCTGCTCGACGTGGTGCTGCCGCTGTGGGTGCTGCGGCACACGGGCGCGCCGCGCTGGATGAGCGCGGTGATCCTGCTGGTCAACACCATCCTGGTGGTGACCGTGCAGACGTGGGCGGCGCGGGGCGCGGACGATCCGCGGTCGGCCGCCCGGGTGAGCCTCCAGGGCGCCGGCTGCGTGGCCGGCGCCTGCCTGGTGTTCGCGCTGAGCGACGGGGCGGCCCTGCTGCCGGCCTGCCTGCTGCTGGTGGTGGGCGCCGTCGGGCACGCGCTGGGCGAGGTGCGGCAGGCGGCGGGCAGCTGGGGCATCGCGTTCGAACTGGCCCCGGACCACGCCCAGGGCCAGTACCAGGCCACCCACGCCATGGGCGCCGACATCGGCAAGATGATCGCGCCGGCCGTCTTCACCTGGCTGGTCCTCGACCACGGGGCGCTCGGCTGGGTCGTGCTGGCCGGGGCGTTCGCCCTGCTGGGCGCGGCCATGCCGGCCGTCGTCGGCCGCGGCCTGCGCACCCGCGCCGCCGCGGGCGAGGGCGAGGGTGCCGGGAGCACGGCCGGCGAGGTGACCCCGGCTGGCTGA
- a CDS encoding amino acid adenylation domain-containing protein, which yields MTTALDRRLGAGLLHHASIQPGRVALTLGRRAYTYEETALTARRWAAALVDAAGRRPERVGVFAHRSEVSYLGVAAALFAGAAFVPLNRKFPQERTRTMLERADVDAVLVDAASAPQLAELLPRLPKPPVVLLPDARRADVPGLAGYRVLDAADLAAFSPLDELPAPGPDDPAYLLFTSGSTGVPKGVPVTHANARAFLDVNQDRYRLTPDDRLTQTFDQTFDLSVFDLFMAWENGAAVCAMDPIELLAPFRYLERNGVTVWFSVPSVAAVLRRRGVLGPGTMPTLRWSLFCGEALPRATAEAWQAAAPYSTVENLYGPTELTIACTVHRWDPVMSPDACVHDNVPIGRAYPGLHALVVDERLAVVGDGEAGELCVAGPQTTPGYWRAPGLTAERYFERDGRTYYRTGDLVRHLDGQYVCLGRNDQQVKVGGHRVELGEIEAVLRRAGATEAVCLLSPGDQAITAVVSGTGDTEALAAACAAGLPSYMVPKSLRVVAEMPVNANGKVDRAALRDRLGEHSADDRPAPPEETAGHR from the coding sequence ATGACCACAGCACTCGACCGGCGTCTCGGCGCCGGCCTGCTCCACCACGCGAGCATCCAGCCGGGCCGCGTCGCCCTGACCCTCGGGCGCCGCGCCTACACCTACGAGGAGACCGCGCTCACCGCGCGCCGCTGGGCCGCCGCCCTCGTCGACGCGGCCGGGCGCCGGCCCGAGCGGGTCGGGGTGTTCGCCCACCGCAGCGAGGTCTCCTACCTGGGCGTGGCCGCGGCGCTGTTCGCGGGCGCCGCGTTCGTCCCGCTCAACCGGAAGTTCCCGCAGGAGCGGACCCGGACCATGCTGGAACGCGCGGACGTCGACGCCGTCCTGGTGGACGCCGCCTCCGCGCCCCAGCTCGCCGAGCTGCTGCCGCGGCTGCCGAAGCCGCCGGTGGTGCTGCTGCCGGACGCCCGCCGGGCCGACGTGCCCGGCCTCGCCGGGTACCGGGTGCTGGACGCGGCGGACCTGGCCGCGTTCTCCCCGCTCGACGAGCTGCCCGCGCCCGGTCCGGACGACCCCGCCTACCTGCTGTTCACCTCGGGCAGCACCGGGGTGCCGAAGGGGGTGCCGGTCACCCACGCCAACGCCCGGGCGTTCCTCGACGTCAACCAGGACCGCTACCGGCTCACCCCGGACGACCGGCTCACCCAGACCTTCGACCAGACCTTCGACCTGTCGGTGTTCGACCTCTTCATGGCCTGGGAGAACGGGGCGGCGGTCTGCGCGATGGACCCCATCGAGCTGCTCGCCCCCTTCCGCTACCTGGAGCGCAACGGCGTCACCGTCTGGTTCTCCGTGCCGTCGGTGGCGGCCGTGCTGCGCCGGCGCGGGGTGCTGGGGCCGGGCACCATGCCGACCCTGCGCTGGAGCCTGTTCTGTGGGGAGGCGCTGCCCCGGGCCACCGCCGAGGCGTGGCAGGCGGCGGCGCCGTACTCCACGGTGGAGAACCTGTACGGGCCGACCGAGCTGACCATCGCCTGCACCGTGCACCGCTGGGACCCGGTGATGTCGCCGGACGCGTGCGTCCACGACAACGTGCCCATCGGGCGCGCGTACCCGGGGCTGCACGCCCTGGTGGTGGACGAGCGGCTGGCCGTGGTCGGGGACGGTGAGGCGGGCGAGCTGTGCGTGGCCGGCCCGCAGACCACGCCGGGCTACTGGCGGGCGCCGGGGCTGACGGCCGAGCGGTACTTCGAGCGCGACGGCCGTACCTACTACCGCACCGGCGACCTGGTACGGCACCTGGACGGGCAGTACGTCTGCCTCGGCCGCAACGACCAGCAGGTCAAGGTCGGCGGGCACCGGGTCGAGCTGGGCGAGATCGAGGCCGTGCTGCGCCGGGCCGGGGCCACGGAGGCGGTCTGCCTGCTGTCGCCGGGCGACCAGGCGATCACGGCGGTGGTCTCCGGCACCGGGGACACCGAGGCGCTGGCCGCGGCCTGCGCCGCCGGTCTGCCGTCGTACATGGTGCCGAAGTCCCTGCGGGTCGTCGCGGAGATGCCGGTCAACGCCAACGGCAAGGTGGACCGCGCCGCGCTCCGCGACCGGCTCGGGGAGCACTCGGCCGATGACCGCCCCGCCCCGCCGGAGGAGACGGCCGGCCACCGCTGA
- a CDS encoding citrate/2-methylcitrate synthase has product MSSVDALIAHTLGIGEDRVTSALEYQSIREWDSLGHVSLMAALEAAYGVTIDDELTLALRSVPAIRAFAEGSTLGTAPAPLSASASEAPQAHTVHRGLDGVRFDRTTITRIDGAEGVLEYRGYSIHDLAGRASFEEVAYLLVYGRLPDADALTAFEKELRAARELPRPVLDLARSLAGAHPMDALRTCVSALGAFGPRRPADTDESLEEARETGIALIARIPMIVAAHHAYRSGREPSIPAEETSYADAFLTALLGERPTAAAVRFINKGFIVHADHSSNASAFAARVAVGSRAGMTAALTAAVATFAGSVHGGAAERVVRLVDQVGSPERAAEYVAELRGRGEPVMGFGHRVYRTEDPRVRHLRDTVVELSRERGDSGGLDILDAVAEAMRPYGRYGLAPNVDLYAGLAYRLLGLPDDLAVPLFVVGRTAGWVAQALEQQSNNVLIRPLLEYVGPRGLRYPADRTAAGR; this is encoded by the coding sequence ATGAGCAGCGTCGACGCCCTCATCGCCCACACCCTGGGCATCGGCGAGGACCGCGTCACCAGCGCCCTCGAATACCAGTCGATCCGGGAGTGGGACTCGCTCGGCCACGTCTCGCTGATGGCGGCGCTCGAAGCGGCGTACGGGGTGACGATCGACGACGAACTCACCCTCGCGCTGCGCTCGGTGCCGGCGATCCGCGCGTTCGCCGAGGGCAGCACCCTCGGCACGGCGCCGGCACCGCTGTCCGCGTCCGCGTCCGAAGCCCCGCAGGCGCACACCGTGCACCGGGGCCTGGACGGCGTCCGCTTCGACCGGACGACCATCACCCGCATCGACGGTGCCGAGGGCGTCCTGGAGTACCGCGGCTACAGCATCCACGACCTCGCCGGGCGTGCCTCCTTCGAGGAGGTGGCGTACCTCCTGGTGTACGGCCGGCTGCCCGACGCCGACGCCCTGACGGCGTTCGAGAAGGAGCTGCGCGCCGCCCGGGAACTGCCCCGGCCGGTGCTCGACCTGGCCCGTTCGCTGGCCGGCGCCCACCCCATGGACGCGCTGCGCACGTGTGTCTCGGCGCTCGGCGCGTTCGGCCCGCGGCGCCCGGCGGACACCGACGAGTCGCTGGAGGAGGCGCGGGAGACCGGCATCGCGCTGATCGCCCGGATCCCGATGATCGTCGCCGCCCACCACGCCTACCGCAGCGGGCGGGAGCCGTCGATCCCGGCGGAGGAGACCTCGTACGCGGACGCCTTCCTCACCGCGCTGCTCGGGGAGCGGCCCACGGCGGCGGCCGTGCGGTTCATCAACAAGGGGTTCATCGTCCACGCCGACCACAGCTCCAACGCGTCGGCGTTCGCCGCCCGCGTGGCCGTCGGCTCGCGCGCGGGGATGACGGCCGCCCTCACCGCGGCCGTAGCCACCTTCGCCGGCTCGGTGCACGGCGGGGCCGCCGAGCGGGTGGTCCGGCTGGTGGACCAGGTCGGCTCGCCCGAGCGGGCCGCCGAGTACGTGGCCGAACTGCGCGGCCGGGGCGAGCCGGTGATGGGTTTCGGCCACCGCGTGTACCGCACCGAGGACCCGCGGGTACGTCATCTGCGCGACACGGTCGTGGAGTTGAGCCGGGAGCGGGGCGACAGCGGCGGGCTCGACATCCTCGACGCCGTGGCCGAGGCGATGCGCCCCTACGGCCGCTACGGTCTCGCGCCCAACGTGGACCTGTACGCCGGTCTCGCCTACCGCCTGCTCGGTCTGCCCGACGACCTCGCCGTACCGCTGTTCGTGGTCGGCCGCACCGCGGGCTGGGTGGCGCAGGCCCTGGAGCAGCAGTCCAACAACGTGCTCATCCGGCCGCTGCTGGAGTACGTCGGCCCGCGCGGCCTGCGCTACCCCGCCGACCGGACGGCGGCGGGCCGATGA
- the acnA gene encoding aconitate hydratase AcnA encodes MTAPAGTPLAGRDAEPYGLPEFAAGAGFDLDAVPYTGRVLLESLLRAGDPAAAAGLGKRLAAGEEPGLEMPFVPARILVQDYTGIPLLVDLAALRDRVDRPGLVHPALPVDVVVDHSVQTDFAGRADALARNEALELERNRERYAFLKWAEGAFDGLRVVPPGSGIVHQVNLEQLATVVAQGPDGVLFPDTVIGTDSHTTMVNGLGVLGWGVGGLEAEALLLGLARPVRVPAVVGVRLTGAPRPGTSPSDIVLALTERLRREGVRGLMLEFTGPATGALSAPDRCTIANMAPEYGAMTAFFPVDAETLDYLRRTGRTEAQAARVAAYCHRQRLLREDGAPEPRFGRVIEFDLTEVGPNLAGPSRPDQRISLTDLPASFAALRPAGARDQGEASSGADDASGAGTTAEADAGAPARTSTGDKAEPGAAAGEAPAAPRPAGPAARAGVPGRVRDGDLVIASITSCTSTSNPRAMLAAGVLARRAVERGLTVPGHVKTSLAPGSRAVTRYLREAGLLADLEKLGFHVTGYGCMTCNGGSGQLNEGVGEAVDEGGLTVAAVLSGNRNFEGRVHAQVRAGYLASPALVVALALVGHVRADLDREPLGTDPGGEPVMLRDLWPDDGELRRLEAEFVTPGVFAEDPAARAAWDAVPASRAEVFAWDPDSTYIRPPAYTDAAPRTGSLTGARALLALGDDVSTDHISPVGAIAPDSPAGRYLAERGVRRRDFNSYGSRRGNHEVMARGAFGNPRLRNRLVGTGDSGGTTLHLPSGDRLPVYEAACRYAAEDTPLIVLAGRSYGMGSSRDWAAKGPWLLGVRAVLAESFERIHRANLCAMGILPLLLPEGRGWADLGLTGHEEFRLALEDVRETGTAEVTAGTASFTARVDVHAGEWDVLRAGGTLPHLLHRLRTEEAR; translated from the coding sequence ATGACGGCGCCGGCCGGGACGCCGCTCGCCGGGCGGGACGCGGAGCCGTACGGGCTGCCCGAGTTCGCCGCGGGGGCGGGCTTCGACCTGGACGCCGTCCCGTACACCGGGCGGGTGCTGCTGGAGTCGCTGCTGCGTGCGGGTGACCCCGCCGCGGCGGCCGGGCTCGGCAAGCGGCTCGCGGCGGGCGAGGAACCGGGCCTGGAGATGCCGTTCGTGCCCGCGCGGATCCTGGTCCAGGACTACACCGGCATCCCGCTGCTGGTGGACCTCGCCGCGCTGCGCGACCGGGTGGACCGGCCCGGCCTCGTGCATCCGGCGCTGCCCGTCGACGTGGTCGTCGACCACTCCGTGCAGACCGACTTCGCGGGGCGGGCGGACGCGCTGGCCCGCAACGAGGCGCTGGAACTGGAGCGCAACCGCGAGCGGTACGCGTTCCTGAAGTGGGCCGAGGGGGCGTTCGACGGGCTGCGGGTGGTTCCGCCGGGCAGCGGCATCGTCCACCAGGTCAACCTGGAGCAGCTGGCGACCGTGGTCGCGCAGGGCCCGGACGGTGTGCTCTTCCCGGACACCGTGATCGGCACCGACAGCCACACCACCATGGTCAACGGGCTCGGGGTCCTCGGCTGGGGGGTCGGCGGGCTGGAGGCGGAGGCCCTGCTGCTGGGGCTGGCCCGGCCGGTCCGCGTGCCGGCCGTGGTGGGTGTGCGCCTGACCGGCGCCCCGCGTCCGGGCACCTCGCCGTCCGACATCGTCCTCGCGCTGACCGAGCGGCTGCGCCGGGAGGGCGTACGCGGGCTGATGCTGGAGTTCACCGGCCCGGCGACGGGCGCCCTGTCGGCCCCGGACCGCTGCACGATCGCCAACATGGCGCCCGAGTACGGTGCCATGACCGCCTTCTTCCCGGTGGACGCCGAGACCCTCGACTACCTGCGGCGCACCGGCCGTACGGAGGCGCAGGCGGCCCGCGTGGCCGCGTACTGCCACCGGCAGCGCCTGCTCCGCGAGGACGGTGCCCCGGAACCCCGGTTCGGCCGCGTCATCGAGTTCGACCTGACCGAGGTGGGCCCCAACCTGGCCGGCCCCAGCCGCCCCGACCAGCGCATTTCACTCACCGACCTCCCCGCGTCCTTCGCGGCGCTGCGCCCGGCCGGGGCCCGGGACCAGGGCGAGGCGAGTTCCGGAGCCGACGACGCGTCCGGGGCCGGGACCACGGCCGAGGCCGACGCCGGTGCCCCGGCTCGAACCAGCACCGGCGACAAGGCCGAACCCGGTGCCGCGGCCGGCGAGGCTCCAGCCGCCCCCCGGCCGGCCGGGCCCGCCGCCCGGGCCGGGGTCCCGGGCCGCGTTCGGGACGGGGATCTCGTCATCGCGTCCATCACCTCCTGCACCAGCACCTCCAACCCGAGGGCGATGCTGGCGGCCGGGGTGCTGGCGCGGCGGGCCGTCGAGCGGGGTCTGACCGTTCCCGGGCATGTGAAGACGAGTCTGGCGCCCGGGTCCCGGGCCGTCACCCGGTATCTGCGCGAGGCGGGGCTGCTCGCGGACCTGGAGAAGCTGGGCTTCCATGTCACCGGGTACGGCTGCATGACCTGCAACGGCGGCAGCGGCCAGCTGAACGAGGGCGTCGGGGAGGCCGTGGACGAGGGCGGCCTGACGGTGGCGGCGGTGCTCAGCGGCAACCGCAACTTCGAGGGCCGGGTGCACGCCCAGGTCCGCGCCGGTTACCTGGCCTCGCCGGCCCTGGTCGTCGCGCTGGCCCTCGTCGGGCACGTCCGCGCCGACCTGGACCGCGAACCGCTGGGCACTGACCCGGGCGGCGAGCCGGTGATGCTGCGCGACCTGTGGCCGGACGACGGGGAACTGCGGCGGCTGGAGGCGGAGTTCGTCACCCCCGGCGTCTTCGCCGAGGACCCGGCGGCCCGGGCCGCATGGGACGCCGTACCGGCGTCGCGCGCGGAGGTGTTCGCCTGGGACCCGGACTCCACCTACATCCGGCCCCCGGCGTACACCGACGCCGCCCCCCGCACCGGTTCGCTGACCGGCGCGCGGGCGCTGCTCGCGCTCGGCGACGACGTCAGCACCGACCACATCTCCCCCGTCGGCGCGATCGCCCCGGACTCCCCGGCCGGGCGCTACCTGGCCGAACGCGGTGTGCGGCGGCGGGACTTCAACTCCTACGGCTCGCGGCGCGGCAACCACGAGGTGATGGCCCGCGGCGCCTTCGGCAACCCCCGGCTGCGCAACCGGCTGGTGGGCACGGGCGACAGCGGCGGCACGACGCTGCACCTGCCGAGCGGCGATCGGCTGCCGGTGTACGAGGCGGCCTGCCGGTACGCCGCCGAGGACACCCCGCTGATCGTGCTGGCGGGCCGCTCCTACGGCATGGGCTCCTCCCGGGACTGGGCGGCCAAGGGCCCCTGGCTGCTGGGGGTGCGGGCGGTCCTCGCCGAGAGCTTCGAGCGCATCCACCGCGCCAACCTGTGCGCCATGGGCATTCTGCCGCTGCTGCTGCCCGAGGGCCGCGGCTGGGCGGATCTGGGGCTGACCGGGCACGAGGAGTTCCGGCTGGCGCTGGAAGACGTCCGGGAGACCGGCACGGCGGAGGTCACCGCGGGCACCGCCTCCTTCACCGCGCGCGTCGACGTGCACGCCGGAGAGTGGGACGTGCTACGCGCGGGCGGCACCCTGCCCCACCTGCTGCACCGGCTGCGGACCGAGGAGGCGCGGTGA